The following are from one region of the Natronosporangium hydrolyticum genome:
- a CDS encoding beta-ketoacyl-[acyl-carrier-protein] synthase family protein: MIESHGGRRVMITGVGVVAPGGTGPEQFWAGLMRGAESAVVRRVPDFDPAQWGLTRVAARRLDRFAQFGLAAAAQALTDAGFLSDPATAGPLPELDPERGAVLIGSGIGGAATWESQAVVRAERGEQAVSPLTVPLVMPNAAAAAASMRWDLQGPCEAISTACATGTHAIGGAARWVAAGRAEVALAGGAEAALTDTNVAAFTNLRALSSSGVSRPFDQARDGFCVAEGAAVLVLEEARHAAARGVRAYAEIAGAAATADAHHLTAPEPTGRGALACMRAALRDAGVAPDDVVHVNAHGTSTPQNDATEAQAIARLFHGAAPAVTSVKGVTGHPQAAAGAIEAVALALTFAHRTIPPTVGTTAVAEDCPVDVVLTPRPWRPAPAVTNSFGFGGHNGSLLFVPA, translated from the coding sequence TTGATTGAATCGCATGGCGGCCGGCGGGTGATGATCACCGGGGTGGGAGTGGTGGCGCCCGGCGGCACCGGCCCGGAGCAGTTCTGGGCTGGTCTGATGCGAGGTGCGGAGTCGGCGGTGGTGCGCAGGGTCCCGGACTTCGACCCGGCGCAGTGGGGGCTCACCCGGGTGGCGGCGCGGCGGTTGGACCGGTTCGCCCAGTTCGGCCTCGCCGCCGCCGCGCAGGCGTTGACCGACGCTGGCTTCCTCTCCGACCCGGCGACCGCTGGACCGTTGCCGGAGCTGGATCCGGAGCGCGGCGCAGTGCTGATCGGTAGCGGCATCGGCGGCGCGGCGACCTGGGAGTCGCAGGCCGTGGTGCGAGCGGAGCGGGGCGAGCAGGCGGTCTCACCGTTGACGGTGCCGTTGGTGATGCCGAACGCCGCCGCGGCGGCGGCGTCGATGCGCTGGGACCTGCAGGGCCCGTGTGAGGCGATCTCTACCGCCTGCGCTACCGGCACGCACGCGATCGGTGGCGCTGCCCGATGGGTCGCGGCCGGGCGGGCAGAGGTGGCGCTCGCCGGTGGCGCGGAGGCCGCACTGACCGACACCAACGTGGCCGCGTTCACCAACCTGCGGGCGTTGTCCAGCAGCGGCGTGTCCCGCCCGTTCGACCAGGCACGGGACGGCTTCTGCGTGGCCGAGGGGGCGGCGGTGCTGGTGTTGGAGGAGGCGAGACACGCGGCCGCTCGTGGGGTGCGTGCCTACGCTGAGATCGCCGGGGCCGCGGCCACCGCCGACGCTCACCATTTGACCGCGCCGGAGCCGACCGGGCGGGGCGCGCTCGCGTGTATGCGGGCGGCGCTGCGCGACGCCGGAGTGGCACCCGACGATGTGGTCCACGTCAACGCGCACGGCACCTCGACACCTCAGAATGACGCGACCGAGGCGCAGGCGATCGCCCGGTTGTTTCACGGGGCCGCGCCAGCGGTGACATCGGTGAAGGGGGTGACCGGTCATCCACAGGCGGCGGCCGGGGCGATCGAGGCGGTGGCGCTGGCGCTCACCTTCGCCCACCGGACGATTCCGCCCACCGTCGGCACCACGGCGGTGGCCGAAGACTGTCCGGTCGATGTGGTGCTCACGCCCCGGCCGTGGCGGCCCGCGCCCGCGGTGACGAATTCGTTCGGGTTCGGCGGCCACAACGGCTCGTTGCTCTTCGTGCCCGCCTGA
- a CDS encoding alpha/beta hydrolase gives MEPDLLGPPYEQRTLEFEPDDEGPVVATLIRRRAPHPSRRAVLWVHGWSDYFFQTHVADFFIGQGYDFYALDLRKHGRSLRPHQTATFCRDLTEYFPELDEAARIIRTVDEHDTLVLAAHSTGALTTALWAHQRRPSRPADALFFNSPFFDLHLPAWARPPLEVTAGELARRRPYGAVRRPLYPVYGHSLHVDYRGEWSYDLAWKPIGGFPVRYGWYAAVRAGQRRLQAGLSIDVPVLVACSTRSLRTLTWRELARRCDTVLDVDDITRWTPMLGRLVTLLRIPGGMHDLTLSAAPVRTHLFTELARWLRGYGGGEPPASPRSVLAAAPSTTAPAPPAAPPNDPDGVPADRG, from the coding sequence GTGGAACCAGATCTGCTCGGCCCTCCGTACGAACAGCGCACGCTCGAGTTCGAGCCCGACGATGAGGGCCCGGTCGTCGCCACGCTGATCCGGCGCCGCGCCCCGCACCCGAGCCGCCGGGCGGTGCTGTGGGTGCACGGATGGTCGGACTACTTCTTCCAGACCCACGTCGCCGACTTCTTCATCGGCCAGGGTTACGACTTCTATGCGCTGGACCTCCGTAAGCACGGCCGCAGCCTGCGCCCACACCAGACCGCCACGTTCTGCCGCGACCTCACCGAATACTTTCCGGAACTCGACGAAGCAGCCCGGATCATCCGTACCGTGGACGAGCACGACACCCTGGTGCTCGCCGCACACTCCACGGGCGCGCTCACCACCGCGCTCTGGGCGCACCAACGCCGCCCGAGCCGACCGGCCGACGCGCTCTTCTTCAACAGCCCGTTCTTCGACCTGCACCTTCCCGCATGGGCCCGACCCCCACTGGAGGTCACCGCCGGCGAACTGGCCCGCCGCCGCCCGTACGGGGCGGTGCGGCGACCGCTATACCCGGTGTACGGGCACAGTTTGCACGTCGACTACCGAGGCGAATGGTCCTACGATCTGGCGTGGAAACCGATCGGTGGCTTCCCCGTCCGGTATGGCTGGTACGCCGCGGTCCGGGCCGGGCAACGCCGGTTGCAGGCCGGGCTCTCGATCGACGTGCCGGTCCTCGTCGCCTGCTCTACCCGGTCACTGCGGACCCTGACCTGGCGCGAACTCGCCCGCCGCTGCGACACCGTCCTGGATGTCGACGACATCACCCGCTGGACACCGATGCTCGGTCGGCTCGTCACCCTGCTGCGGATACCGGGCGGGATGCACGACCTCACGCTTTCGGCCGCCCCGGTACGGACTCACCTGTTCACCGAACTCGCACGTTGGCTGCGCGGCTACGGGGGCGGGGAACCGCCGGCGAGCCCGCGGTCGGTGCTGGCGGCGGCTCCGTCGACGACCGCACCGGCCCCGCCGGCAGCACCTCCCAACGACCCCGACGGCGTACCAGCAGATCGGGGCTGA
- a CDS encoding sugar ABC transporter substrate-binding protein has protein sequence MRSRILVTAAVGLLTASGLVACADDGAPAAGGDSPMIGVILPDSASSVRWESADRRFLAEAFDAAGIDYDIQNAQGDRTAFQTIADQMMTNGATVLMIVNLDSGTGKAVLDTAASQGVATIDYDRLTLGGGAAYYVSFDNVAVGRLQGEGLATCLADQEVADPVVAYLNGSPTDHNASLFREGYDSVLEPEFGAGDFVKGPDQDVPDWDSTEAATIFEQMMTQTDNEIHGVLAANDALGNAAISVLRRLGLNGTVPVTGQDATVQGLQNILTGDQCMTVYKAIRQEAEAAAELAIALANGEQPETEQTVTDPETGEEVPSVLLEPQAIFADNVQDVIDDGYVTVDELCDGEFADICDEAGLS, from the coding sequence ATGCGCAGCCGGATCCTCGTCACCGCCGCGGTCGGCCTGCTGACCGCCAGCGGGCTGGTCGCCTGTGCCGACGACGGCGCACCCGCGGCCGGCGGCGACTCCCCGATGATCGGCGTGATCCTCCCCGACAGCGCCAGCTCGGTGCGGTGGGAGAGCGCCGACCGCCGGTTCCTGGCCGAGGCGTTCGACGCCGCCGGGATCGACTACGACATTCAGAACGCGCAGGGAGACCGGACCGCGTTCCAGACCATCGCCGACCAGATGATGACCAACGGGGCCACCGTCCTGATGATCGTCAACCTCGACTCGGGCACCGGCAAGGCGGTGCTGGACACCGCCGCCTCACAGGGTGTGGCCACCATCGACTACGACCGGCTCACCCTCGGCGGCGGCGCCGCTTACTACGTCAGCTTCGACAACGTGGCGGTCGGCCGGCTCCAAGGGGAAGGCCTCGCCACGTGCCTGGCCGACCAGGAGGTGGCGGACCCGGTGGTCGCCTACCTCAACGGCTCCCCGACCGACCACAATGCGTCGCTCTTCCGGGAAGGGTACGACTCGGTACTTGAGCCGGAGTTCGGCGCTGGCGACTTCGTCAAGGGCCCGGACCAGGATGTGCCGGACTGGGACAGCACCGAGGCCGCCACCATCTTCGAACAGATGATGACGCAGACCGACAACGAGATCCACGGCGTTCTCGCCGCCAACGACGCGCTCGGCAACGCCGCCATCTCGGTGCTGCGACGGCTTGGCCTCAACGGCACCGTACCGGTCACCGGCCAGGATGCCACCGTCCAGGGCCTGCAGAACATCCTCACCGGCGACCAGTGCATGACCGTCTACAAGGCGATCCGCCAGGAGGCGGAGGCCGCCGCGGAGTTGGCGATCGCGCTGGCGAATGGCGAGCAGCCGGAGACTGAGCAGACCGTGACCGACCCGGAGACCGGTGAGGAGGTGCCCTCGGTGCTGCTGGAGCCGCAGGCCATCTTCGCCGACAACGTGCAGGACGTGATCGACGACGGGTACGTCACCGTTGATGAGCTCTGCGACGGCGAGTTCGCCGACATCTGCGACGAGGCCGGCCTCTCCTGA
- a CDS encoding ATP-binding cassette domain-containing protein, with protein sequence MSTVPLLEVRGVEKTFGPVQVLRQVDLTIPAGTVTALVGDNGAGKSTLVKCISGVHPVDAGEFRFAGEPATINGPRAAAALGIEVVYQDLALCDNLDVVANMFLGRERRRGPLLDEATMEWLAAETLAKLSVRTLTSLRQPVASLSGGQRQTVAIAKAVLWDSRVVILDEPTAALGVAQTAQVLELVRQLADNGLAVLVISHNLNDVFAVADRIAALYLGQMVAQVSADEVSHAQVVELITTGRSGLLGAAEAFAPPGEQR encoded by the coding sequence ATGTCCACCGTCCCGCTGTTGGAAGTGCGCGGCGTCGAGAAGACCTTCGGGCCGGTGCAGGTGCTGCGTCAGGTAGACCTTACGATCCCGGCCGGCACCGTGACCGCGCTCGTCGGCGACAACGGCGCCGGAAAGTCCACACTAGTCAAATGCATCAGCGGCGTTCATCCGGTCGACGCCGGCGAGTTCCGGTTCGCTGGCGAGCCGGCTACCATCAACGGGCCGCGGGCCGCCGCCGCACTCGGCATCGAGGTGGTCTATCAGGATCTCGCGCTCTGCGACAACCTCGACGTGGTCGCGAATATGTTCCTTGGCCGGGAACGTCGACGCGGACCGCTGCTCGATGAGGCCACAATGGAGTGGCTGGCCGCCGAGACCCTAGCGAAGCTCTCGGTGCGCACACTCACCTCGCTGCGGCAGCCGGTGGCCAGCCTCTCCGGCGGGCAGCGGCAGACCGTCGCCATCGCCAAGGCTGTGCTGTGGGACAGCCGGGTGGTGATCCTGGACGAGCCGACCGCCGCCCTCGGAGTGGCCCAGACCGCGCAGGTGCTGGAGCTGGTTCGGCAGCTGGCCGACAACGGCCTCGCGGTGCTGGTCATCTCCCATAATCTCAACGACGTCTTCGCCGTGGCCGACCGGATCGCCGCGCTCTACCTGGGCCAGATGGTCGCCCAGGTGTCCGCCGACGAGGTCTCCCACGCCCAGGTCGTGGAGCTGATCACCACCGGCCGCAGCGGCCTGCTCGGCGCCGCCGAGGCCTTCGCACCCCCCGGAGAGCAGCGATGA
- a CDS encoding sugar ABC transporter permease — translation MTATTTAQPPPSSAPAAAPVTIGGYARTYLARIRGGDIGALPAVLGLIVLCVVFTALRPVFLTSANFANLFLQGAQITLIAMGLVFVLLVGEIDLSAGFASGLCAAVLAVLLTWHGQPWYVAVAAALGTGALIGLILGTLVAKIGIPSFVVTLAGFLAFQGIMLMAIRGGNIVPVRDDVVLAIVNRNLSPTAGWVFAAVTVGGFAAVQFATQRRRLAEGLTAPPTPVVALRVLTLAAVLGAAVYVLNLERSRTAIVSLKGVPVVVPVIAILLVAGTLLLHRTRFGRHLYAVGGNREAARRAGINVDRIRITAFMICSTMAAIGGIAAASRSNSVDATTGGSEVLLLAVGAAVIGGTSLFGGKGKLVNAVIGGAVVAVINNGMGLMGYSAGVKFAVTGLVLLLAAGVDALSRRRALATGTR, via the coding sequence ATGACCGCAACCACCACCGCCCAGCCGCCGCCGTCCTCGGCACCGGCCGCCGCACCGGTCACCATCGGCGGGTACGCCCGTACCTATCTGGCTCGGATCCGCGGCGGCGACATCGGCGCCCTACCGGCCGTGCTGGGCCTGATCGTGCTCTGTGTGGTCTTCACCGCGCTCCGCCCGGTCTTCCTCACCTCAGCGAACTTCGCGAATCTCTTCCTGCAGGGCGCACAGATCACGCTGATCGCGATGGGCCTGGTCTTCGTGCTACTAGTCGGCGAGATCGATCTGTCGGCGGGGTTCGCCAGCGGGCTCTGCGCGGCGGTGTTGGCGGTGCTGCTGACCTGGCACGGCCAGCCGTGGTACGTGGCGGTCGCGGCCGCGCTCGGCACCGGTGCCCTGATCGGGCTCATCCTCGGGACCCTGGTCGCGAAGATCGGCATACCGTCCTTTGTGGTGACATTAGCGGGTTTCCTGGCATTCCAGGGCATCATGCTTATGGCTATCCGGGGTGGCAACATCGTCCCGGTCCGGGACGATGTGGTGCTCGCCATCGTCAACCGCAACCTCTCCCCCACCGCCGGGTGGGTCTTCGCGGCGGTCACCGTCGGCGGGTTCGCGGCGGTCCAGTTCGCCACCCAGCGCCGCCGGCTCGCGGAAGGGCTCACCGCACCCCCGACCCCGGTGGTGGCGCTACGGGTACTCACCCTCGCCGCCGTCCTCGGCGCCGCCGTCTACGTGCTCAACCTGGAGCGCAGCCGGACCGCCATCGTCTCCCTCAAGGGCGTGCCGGTGGTCGTACCGGTGATCGCGATTCTGCTGGTAGCCGGGACGTTACTATTGCACCGCACTCGGTTCGGCCGACACCTGTACGCTGTCGGCGGCAACCGGGAGGCCGCTCGCCGCGCCGGTATCAACGTCGACCGGATCCGGATCACAGCGTTTATGATCTGCTCTACCATGGCGGCGATCGGTGGAATCGCCGCCGCCTCCCGCAGCAACTCGGTCGACGCCACCACCGGCGGCAGCGAGGTGCTGCTGCTCGCGGTCGGCGCGGCGGTGATCGGAGGCACCAGCCTCTTCGGGGGTAAGGGAAAGCTGGTAAACGCGGTTATCGGAGGCGCCGTGGTTGCGGTCATCAACAACGGGATGGGGCTGATGGGTTACAGCGCGGGGGTGAAGTTCGCGGTGACCGGGCTGGTATTGCTACTCGCCGCCGGGGTGGACGCGCTGTCCCGGCGACGAGCGCTCGCCACCGGCACCCGGTGA
- a CDS encoding ROK family transcriptional regulator produces MRPAPSQEEVRRQNLGALLRFVHQHGAVSRAELTARTGLNRSTIGALTADLAAAGLVTEQAPRQTRRAGRPSPLVTPLSGAVCGYAVSVEVDRVQAARVGLGGVVLDRREAPRPPGSPVSASTDPLATFLTEMHTAAVGGAGPRTIGCGVAVTSRLRAPDGSVSRGVQPTEVDEPLRAMVTAALPDNPQLLTGGAADLAAYAEHTRGAATGQQNVIYLCGDGGLTAGIIADGRRFAGRQGTAGEVGHMVVRPDGYRCRCGSQGCWETEAGERALLHAAGASEQHGHEAVRAVVRAASFGDPTARAALRRVAEWLGLGTGNLINIFNPELVIFGGSLRDIFLAAAAPLRSRLNQVTLPEQLSGVRLRTPALGDDAALLGAAELAFEQLLADPLGSAAAA; encoded by the coding sequence ATGCGCCCCGCCCCCAGCCAGGAGGAGGTCCGCCGGCAGAATCTCGGTGCCCTGTTGCGCTTCGTGCACCAACACGGGGCGGTCTCCCGGGCCGAGCTCACCGCCCGGACCGGGCTGAACCGCTCGACCATTGGTGCGCTCACCGCCGACCTGGCCGCCGCTGGGCTCGTCACCGAACAGGCTCCTCGGCAGACCCGCCGGGCCGGGCGACCCTCACCGCTGGTCACACCGTTGTCCGGGGCGGTCTGCGGGTACGCGGTCTCGGTGGAGGTGGACCGGGTCCAGGCCGCCCGGGTGGGCCTCGGTGGGGTGGTGCTCGACCGGCGGGAGGCCCCCCGCCCGCCGGGCTCGCCGGTGTCGGCTTCGACCGACCCGCTCGCCACCTTCCTCACCGAGATGCACACCGCTGCGGTGGGCGGGGCAGGCCCTCGCACCATCGGCTGCGGGGTGGCGGTCACCAGCCGACTGCGAGCTCCGGACGGGTCGGTCAGCCGCGGGGTGCAGCCGACCGAAGTAGACGAACCGCTACGGGCAATGGTCACCGCCGCGCTGCCCGACAATCCGCAGCTCCTCACGGGCGGCGCCGCCGACCTCGCCGCCTACGCCGAGCACACTCGCGGCGCAGCCACCGGTCAGCAGAACGTCATTTATCTCTGCGGAGATGGCGGGCTCACCGCTGGGATCATCGCCGACGGCCGCCGGTTCGCCGGTCGGCAGGGGACCGCCGGGGAGGTCGGCCATATGGTGGTGCGCCCCGACGGTTACCGGTGCCGTTGCGGCTCTCAGGGGTGCTGGGAGACCGAGGCCGGGGAGCGTGCGCTGCTGCACGCCGCCGGCGCGAGCGAGCAGCACGGCCATGAGGCGGTGCGGGCGGTTGTGCGAGCGGCCAGCTTCGGCGACCCGACTGCCCGGGCGGCGTTACGACGGGTCGCCGAGTGGCTCGGCCTCGGCACCGGCAACCTGATCAACATCTTCAACCCGGAGCTGGTCATCTTCGGCGGGTCGTTGCGGGACATCTTCCTCGCCGCCGCGGCGCCGCTACGTTCCCGGCTCAACCAGGTCACGCTGCCGGAGCAGCTGTCGGGGGTTCGGTTGCGCACCCCCGCGCTCGGCGACGACGCCGCTCTGCTCGGCGCGGCCGAGCTGGCCTTCGAGCAATTGTTGGCGGACCCGTTGGGCTCGGCGGCTGCCGCTTGA
- a CDS encoding BCCT family transporter, translating into MRLRLQTNPVVFGTSVLVIVVFLIAGIAATDTMGRVFDSVQSGIANTLGWYYILVVTGFLVFVIWLGTSRFGRIRLGPPDSRPEYRYLTWFAMLFTAGMGIGLVFWAVAEPLQHLAESPTGGAGNPDEAMRFTFFHWGLHAWAIYIVVGVSLAYFAYRHNLPLSIRSALYPLLGNRIHGRIGDLVDIFAVFGTMFGVATSLGFGILQVNAGLASLGIIDQSITVQLVLIGAITLAAIASLMAGLDKGILRLSVTNLTIGVVLMLFVLVVAPDTLGVLASFVQQTGQYVQLLPETSMWTGAPEWQAGNTIFYWGWWISWSPFVGMFIARVSRGRTIREFVFGVLLVPVTLTFLWMAIFGNSAFQVDERTDGELSQAASEGPETALFGLLESLPLTAIMTVLAILLVATYFVTSSDSASLVIDMLTSGGRTDAPKIQKVFWATLEGAIAGVLLLAGAGGLAALQTAAVTTALPFSVIMLVMCWGLVRALYADDHQKPLAQVTLVEASHEPVPERVDERRSPFKDHVQGSP; encoded by the coding sequence ATGCGGTTGCGGCTTCAGACCAATCCGGTCGTGTTCGGCACCTCGGTGCTCGTCATTGTGGTCTTTCTGATCGCCGGGATCGCGGCGACCGACACCATGGGTCGGGTCTTCGACTCGGTGCAGAGCGGCATCGCCAACACCCTCGGCTGGTATTACATCCTCGTCGTCACCGGCTTCCTGGTCTTCGTGATCTGGCTCGGTACCAGCCGGTTCGGCCGGATCCGGCTGGGGCCACCCGACAGCCGGCCGGAGTACCGCTACCTGACCTGGTTCGCGATGCTCTTCACCGCTGGTATGGGGATCGGGCTGGTTTTCTGGGCGGTCGCCGAGCCGTTGCAGCACCTGGCAGAGTCTCCGACCGGGGGCGCGGGCAATCCCGACGAGGCGATGCGGTTCACCTTCTTCCACTGGGGCCTGCACGCCTGGGCGATCTACATCGTGGTCGGGGTGTCACTGGCGTACTTCGCCTACCGCCACAACCTGCCACTATCGATCCGCAGCGCGCTCTATCCGCTGCTCGGCAACCGCATCCACGGACGGATCGGCGACCTGGTCGACATCTTCGCCGTCTTCGGCACGATGTTCGGGGTCGCCACCTCGCTCGGGTTCGGCATCCTCCAGGTCAACGCCGGGCTGGCGAGCCTCGGCATCATCGATCAGTCCATCACCGTCCAACTGGTCCTGATCGGAGCGATCACCCTGGCGGCGATCGCCTCGCTCATGGCAGGTCTAGACAAGGGCATTCTGCGGCTCTCCGTCACCAACCTCACCATCGGCGTGGTGCTGATGCTCTTCGTGCTTGTCGTCGCCCCCGACACGCTCGGGGTGTTGGCCAGCTTTGTGCAGCAGACCGGCCAGTACGTGCAGCTCCTGCCGGAGACCTCGATGTGGACGGGCGCGCCGGAGTGGCAGGCGGGCAACACCATCTTCTATTGGGGGTGGTGGATCAGTTGGTCGCCGTTTGTCGGCATGTTCATTGCCCGGGTCTCCCGCGGCCGCACGATCCGGGAGTTCGTCTTCGGTGTACTGCTGGTCCCGGTGACGCTCACCTTCCTGTGGATGGCGATCTTCGGTAACAGCGCCTTCCAGGTGGACGAGCGCACCGACGGGGAGCTTTCGCAGGCGGCGAGCGAAGGCCCAGAGACGGCGCTGTTCGGCCTGCTGGAGTCGTTGCCGCTCACCGCGATCATGACCGTGCTGGCGATCCTGCTGGTGGCGACCTACTTCGTCACCTCCTCGGACTCCGCGTCGCTGGTGATCGACATGCTGACCTCGGGTGGCCGGACCGATGCGCCGAAGATCCAGAAGGTCTTCTGGGCGACCCTGGAGGGCGCCATCGCGGGGGTGCTTCTGCTCGCCGGAGCCGGTGGGCTGGCGGCGCTACAGACCGCGGCGGTCACTACTGCGCTGCCGTTCAGCGTCATCATGCTGGTGATGTGTTGGGGGCTGGTCCGAGCGCTCTACGCCGACGACCACCAGAAGCCGCTGGCGCAGGTGACGTTGGTGGAGGCTAGCCATGAGCCAGTGCCGGAGCGGGTGGACGAGCGCCGCAGCCCGTTCAAGGATCACGTGCAAGGCTCGCCCTGA
- a CDS encoding amino acid ABC transporter ATP-binding protein, translating into MEAAMTGAAGDYLVRIEQVHKSFGHTPVLNGVDLTVRPGEVTVVLGPSGSGKSTLLRCVNHLEKINAGRIWVDGELIGYRERRGKLYELREREVAAQRRAIGMVFQQFNLFPHMTVLENVMEAPVRLRQGSKSAIRDRAMALLDRVGLADKVDSYPAHISGGQQQRVAIARALAMRPKLMLFDEPTSALDPELVGEVLDVMKGLAQDGMTMIVVTHEIGFAREVGDALIFMDEGRIVEAGPPREVLANPQHERTKSFLAKVL; encoded by the coding sequence ATGGAGGCAGCCATGACCGGCGCGGCCGGTGACTACCTCGTCCGGATCGAGCAGGTCCACAAGAGCTTCGGGCACACCCCGGTGCTCAACGGCGTCGACCTGACCGTCCGGCCCGGCGAGGTGACGGTGGTGCTCGGGCCTTCCGGATCCGGCAAGTCCACGTTACTGCGGTGCGTCAATCACCTGGAGAAGATCAACGCGGGCCGAATCTGGGTGGACGGCGAACTGATCGGTTACCGGGAACGCCGAGGCAAGCTCTACGAGCTTCGCGAGCGAGAGGTCGCCGCGCAGCGCCGCGCCATCGGGATGGTCTTCCAACAGTTCAATCTCTTCCCCCACATGACCGTGCTGGAGAACGTCATGGAGGCGCCGGTCCGACTCCGGCAGGGAAGCAAGTCGGCGATCCGGGACCGGGCGATGGCGCTGCTGGACCGGGTGGGTCTCGCCGACAAGGTCGACTCGTACCCGGCGCACATCTCCGGCGGCCAGCAGCAGCGGGTGGCGATCGCCCGGGCGCTGGCGATGCGTCCGAAGCTCATGCTCTTCGACGAACCGACCAGCGCGCTCGACCCGGAATTGGTAGGCGAGGTGCTGGACGTCATGAAGGGCCTCGCCCAGGACGGCATGACCATGATCGTGGTGACCCACGAGATCGGCTTCGCCCGCGAGGTCGGCGACGCGCTGATCTTCATGGATGAGGGGCGGATCGTCGAGGCGGGGCCGCCGCGGGAGGTGCTGGCCAACCCACAGCACGAGCGGACCAAGTCGTTCCTCGCCAAGGTGCTGTAA
- a CDS encoding amino acid ABC transporter permease → MSNQATPPVPDPPPDSPPERAAPEAIRAIPVRHPGRWLAAGGVAVLAAMFAHVLLTNEAFQWSFVFENLFTPPILRGVRTVVVITLLAMAIGITLGIVVAMMRLSANPLLSGAAWFYTWFFRAVPRIVLLVLFGNLGILWDRLEFGLPFDRQIGALFGIQDFQARIFGFDARTVLTGFVAGLLGLALSEAAYMAEIVRAGILSVDPGQSEAAAALGLSRPQTLRRVVLPQAMRAIIPPTGNELIALLKDTALLAYVPVTNELWFQTQAIGARTFRIFPMLVAACMWYLFLTSVLMVLQNFVERYFARGYGAARDRARVRLRSFTRGQGGA, encoded by the coding sequence ATGAGTAATCAGGCCACCCCACCGGTTCCGGATCCACCGCCGGATTCGCCTCCGGAGCGGGCTGCTCCGGAGGCGATCCGGGCGATCCCGGTGCGGCATCCGGGCCGGTGGCTGGCGGCCGGCGGCGTCGCGGTGCTGGCGGCGATGTTCGCCCACGTGCTGCTGACGAACGAGGCGTTCCAGTGGTCGTTCGTCTTTGAGAACCTGTTCACCCCGCCGATCCTGCGCGGGGTCCGCACCGTCGTCGTGATCACCCTGTTGGCGATGGCGATCGGCATCACTCTGGGCATCGTCGTGGCGATGATGCGGCTGTCGGCCAACCCGCTGCTCTCCGGCGCGGCCTGGTTCTACACCTGGTTTTTCCGGGCGGTGCCGCGAATCGTGCTGCTGGTGCTCTTCGGCAACCTCGGCATTCTGTGGGACCGGCTGGAGTTCGGGCTGCCGTTCGACCGGCAAATCGGAGCGCTCTTCGGGATTCAGGACTTCCAGGCCCGCATCTTCGGCTTCGACGCCCGCACCGTACTGACCGGGTTCGTCGCGGGCCTGCTTGGGCTGGCGCTGTCGGAGGCGGCGTACATGGCCGAGATCGTCCGGGCCGGGATCCTGTCGGTGGACCCGGGGCAGAGCGAGGCGGCGGCCGCGCTTGGCCTCAGCCGGCCCCAGACCCTGCGCCGGGTGGTGTTGCCGCAGGCCATGCGGGCGATCATCCCGCCGACCGGCAACGAACTGATCGCGCTGCTCAAAGACACCGCGTTACTCGCGTACGTGCCGGTGACGAACGAACTGTGGTTCCAGACCCAGGCGATCGGGGCCCGCACCTTCCGGATTTTCCCGATGCTGGTGGCCGCCTGTATGTGGTATCTCTTCCTGACCAGTGTCCTGATGGTCCTGCAGAACTTCGTCGAACGTTACTTCGCCCGGGGCTACGGCGCCGCTCGTGACCGGGCCCGGGTCCGGCTCCGGAGCTTCACCCGCGGCCAGGGGGGAGCGTAG